The Sphaerodactylus townsendi isolate TG3544 linkage group LG11, MPM_Stown_v2.3, whole genome shotgun sequence sequence gtataaatgcaatcaGCTGGCTGAGTTTTTCGGGAGCGGGGGAGAACAGAATGGAGTTGGGTGGGAAGAGGGCGGGGGGctgtgaaggggagggggtgtctgtGATCTGGGTGCAGAAGTCTTTCGCCTGAGTGGCCATGAGGCACTCAAGCCTCTGTGGGGGGGCCTGGGGGAGGTCTGGACCTGCGTCACAACCAGGCGGCACAAAAGGAGGCCACTGTCCttctcagggacgtaggtatagattttttatgggggagctCGGGGGGtggcccctgggggcgtggccacacctccccaagccctgccccctagcctcagtgcttataaaagcagctctccaaggccaggggcggcagactcccctcccccgcaccggctgggctcccagccagcagtcccttctgccctccaatccgggcagaggcgtagctagggaaaatggaacctggtgcaaaatctgagttttgcgcccccgcccccccaatgggcagttgctgtgatgctggaatccaccccaaacagcatcactttcaatggtgtttcaattagggagcccaggttctccttttaaatccaccttaaagggagaatctggggccccagtttaaaaaaaattgaaagtgatgctgttttgtggtagattatcccccacactgaaacagcatcattttcaatgtttaaactggggacctcagattctccctttaaatccatgccaaagggggtggatttacaaggagactctggggaaatttggcgggtgcctgctgtcaggggtgcaattgtttcAGGGTATCTTACGGATACCCTCctgcttataccacccaggtttggtgaagtttggttcatgggggccaaagttatggaccctcaaatgtgtagcccccatctcatattaggtcccattggaaacaatgggggatgagggcaccccctttgggagtccatagctttggaccccctgaaccaaaccacaccaaacctggctggtatcatcaggagagtcttctgaaaaatctctgaaattctggtgctgctagcctaaaaccagcgccccctgcaggccaaaaataaaaaaacactaaaaatacaaaaaccccacaaacgaggggtggagctttggacatgtaatggggtttttttaacccgagaccccccccccccttacctacgtccttggtcctTGTAAATAAGTCAAAAGAGCTGTTTCATGGAGAAGGTGGAACCCCACAGGCTGACCCTTCTGCCACCTGCCCCAGTGTGAaggagctcccccccccacttctggtgGAGAAATCCTACGGGAGGGGGGCTGCGTCAGCCTCCATAGAAGACtgtgcttggggaggggaggggaggggagcgggcACTGCTCCCATCACACCCCCAGCGCCAGCCCTCCCGTCCTTCCACAGAGTGTCTCAGGGCAAGGAGacacacagaagcaggcagaaGGGGGGGGACTCCTGGCGTCCAGTGCCGTTGCTGCCTGCCCTGTGCTCTGCCCTCAGCCTGACCTGGCCACTTTCTCTGCAGGGGGTCGCTTCAAGAAGGAGATCGTTGTGGATGGGCAGAGCTACCTGCTGCTGATTCGTGACGAAGGAGGGCCCCCTGAGCTGCAGGTGAGAAACGAGCCCTTCCATACACACCTGAGCTGATCTCCCAACATCCAGGCCCCAAGAGAAGCCTGGGGGCTCATTTCTGTCCAGGGGCTTGTGTCAGTCGTGGCCGTCGGCTTAGAGGACGCTGCGGCCAGAACTGGGGGTGCAGAAGGGGGAGGATTCTTTCCTCATCGCTCCACTCTGGCTTGCTCTGGTCAGGCCCAGAGATGGGAAGGCGGGGCCTGGGGGGGGGAACATTTGGAGGGGAACACTTTTTATCTTCCAGGGACATTTTTTTGTCATGGTAAATTTGGGGGAGCACTGAAAAAAACTGCTCTGACCCTCCCCACCCTTTTCAATGAGTGAGATGCCTGATAAGACAGGGTTTCCTCTCTCAGTGGGTGTCAGGATGAAGGTTGGAGGTGCCCCCCCACTTCCCTTGCCTCtggcagctgggggaggggatggcCTCCGCCTGGAAGCTGCTCCCTCCCCGGCATCAGGTGAGAGGTCGTGCTGCTTCCTTCTTCTATCTTCTGAGGGGGGAAATAGGACATTTGGGGGAGCACCGAAGAACGCCTCTGTGAATTGGGATGAGTAAAACACTCTTTCAGAGAAAGTTCTCTGTTGCACAATGTTAGCTTGCAAAGGTTTGAGGATGGAAAGTTTGAGCAGCGCTGCCAAAAAGCCCCTCgcagtttattttttcttttggcaTGAAATGCTTTTGCTgggttaagatttttttaaaaaaagattttactcaccaaaaatgaaaaaaaatagcatgaaaaatgttttacaaaacgACCTGCGGCAGATTCACTCATCACCGTTGGATAGTCTTGTGGTTATTGTAGACGATGACGACAGCTAACCAGTCccctctggagggccaaccagCAGGGCCCGGAGGCCACCCGGGTCTGCTGCtgtgcaggctgcctcctgcctctgggACTTAGGAGTTTGCTCAAACTCAAGCAGGGAGGCTGCCTTGTTGACCCTGGCTGGCAGCTCCTCCTACATCTGGCTAATTCCCTTTTCAAGCCATCCATGTGGGCATCAACTGGCGGCAAAGTCCTCAATTTCCACAGCACATGTATTCCCGCTCTCTGCTTCTTGtggtcattaagaacataagaacataagaagaagccatctggatcagaccagagtccatctagtccagctctctgctacttgcagtggcccaccaggtgcctttgggagctcacgtgcaggaggtgaaaccaatggccttctgcggctgctcctgagcacctggtctgctaaggcatttgcaatctcagatcaaagaggatcaagattggtagccatatcaACCCATGTTTCACTCCATCAGAGAAAGGGTGTCCTCGCCTTAGCCCATCACTGCTCAGTAGTCAAGCGGCTTTGATAAGTTTTTTTACCCAAGGGGGTGCCAGAATGCTGAGTAGTCATGGGGTAAGAAGACCCCTCCTCTTGCACATAACACCTTTGAGAAGTACATTCATTTGGCAGCAGTTACAATGCTATGATGTGCTTGATGATTATAAGGAACTGAAGAGCTCGGTTCcgttcataaaataaaatgtaatgttctATCCAGATATGCCGGAAGTCCTCTGTATTGTGAGGCTGTGTCTAATAGAGCACTTTTTCTATTACAAAATTAGTTTCCAAaattcagcttttattttttcctacttCTTAAACAGCATGTGAATCTTGCTTTTTGCTAAGATAAAGATCGGGTACAGCAGTTTGGAGCTCTCTCTCGTGTAACTGTTGGGTATATCTataattttgcttgtagaaattAAGGCATTTAAAGTTTTTAATTCCACGAATATGCCTATTAGCACACTTTTACAGCTAAATATGTTACAAATGATGTGTTTCACGTTGTTAAAAGCAGCAAAATAAGTTTAGGTGTGATGGGACAGTGGGTATTGCATCTGTTTCAGTTTTCCCAAGAATGCACACGCTCAGGCCCCTgtgtgaggaagggggaaaagtctcccccctctcccccccccgcttcaTCTGGAGTCCTGACTGTACagtttaagaaaaacaaaactgcacAGAGCAGTGTGCCCAGGATGGCGAGGGGTCTGGGATGGGGGGAGGCCGCGGTCACAAATGCCGTCCTCCAAGACCTGAAGGGCCGCCACTGGGGAGAAGCAGCAGACAGGACTAGATCCGATGGGTGGAAACGACGAGGACTGATCTTGACAAGCAGGAGGCCGGGCCACTCTACGCGGAGAGCGGTTCGACGGGGACCCCTACGTGGGGGCTGGGCTGGATGACCTTCCAGAACTCTGTTTATGTGGCAGCTAATGCAGAGCACTTGCATATTTGGGGAGGAGTCTGAGCAGGCCCCTCGGTGGACTTCCCAGAGACATCTAGTTGCAGGCAGCATGCCTGGTTGAATGGGCCAACCTCTCCGGCGCTGACACGCTTGAGTTCTGACTGGTGGCGCAAAGGTGgggagcagggggcagggggcttgCCAGAGAGCAGCAGGGAGCTCTGGGCAAAGACCTCCCTCTAGGCCAAGTCCTCGACAGCCACTGCTGGTCAAAAGCAAGGTCCAGAAATCCGTACAAGACCCCTGAGTACATTTGTATGGATGCAATAGTGTGGGCGAATGACTCagtcccagccccccagcccccccccccccccgtggctgcAGTGCTGGAGCAGAGCCACGGCCAAGAGGCAGTTGTGGAGGGAGACGGGCCAGGGCTCTGATCCGTGGCTGTGGCTGCCTTCCTCCCGCAGTTTGCAGCCTGGGTCGATGCCGTGGTGTTCGTCTTCAGCCTCGAAGATGAGATCAGCTTCCAGACCGTCTACAACTACTACCTGCGCCTCTGCAGCTACCGCAACACGTCTGAggtgccccttgtgctggtgggCACGCAAGGTGAGTGGGGCGGGGCTGGCCGCTGATTGGGCATGGATGGAAATCCTTCCTTGCCCATCAGAATgagagtggggaagggcaggtcCACCCCCTCTTTAAGACCTTGTTCTCTCCTCCTGGATGTGGCCCATCCCTCTTCACCCTGCAGACTGAGGCTCACCTGTGGAACCTCTCTCTACGTGAGGGGCGGCTCAGCTAGATCCCctctgctcttcaccactgcatcccagtgtggtgtagtggttaagagcaagtagactctaacctggagaacggggtttggttccccactcctccacatgagcagtggactcctatctggtgaaccagatgtgtttcctcacctgtacattcctgctggtgaccttggacccatcacggttttctcagaactctctcagccccacctgtttgctgaggtgtctgttgtggggaaagcgcgtttgcaagctgctctgagactccgcacaagagagaaagttggggcataagtccaaactcttcttctccctgacCTGCTAGTTTTCCATGTTTGAGGAACTGGCTTGTGTGGAGAAGTCATGCATCCAGAAGGGGAACAGTCCCACACAGCAGCTAGGAGACCCTGGTCTCTTTTTTTGGCTGTACTGAGAGATGGTGTGAAAAATCATGCCAAAGATTTTTAGAGAGGGAGAGCGAGAACGAGGCCTTTACGCCACCCTATCGATATTCCCCTCTGTCCCCGAGGGgaggggtcccctggcactcacTTTGCGACTGGGGAGAGAGCACAGGTTAGGGGGAGGGGTCTGGAAGAGGCCAAGGGACTCCTGGCTGGGGTCCCCCCTACTGGTGAGAAGGAGGAAGTGCCCCTGCGGCCCCCAGATGTTGGGGGCTGCTGGGAAGAGAGCCTGctcccatacggggggggggggctgctcacaAGGAGTCCTGCgtccccccctcttcctccccctctcctcgtTGGCCCCTTTTCACGGAGGCTTCAGGAACAGTTTAGAACCATTCATGAATTGTTCAATGGATAACGCAACAAAGCTGAATTATTTCACGATGAGGGATCACTCCCCAAAGGCTTTGATGCACCCATTTTAATGCACCACAGCACGATAGACGGTGGCTGGTGcagggcctccccctccccccgtccagGCCGACTGACTGACTCTCCCTGGATAGCAGAACCCTCCTTCCTGTCCCCCGGTTGGCTTCAGAGAGCTGCGAAAATGCCGGGGTCATTCAGCAGCTGCCAacactacacccccccccccccgtcgcaaGGCCCTTTGCCGCCCTGCTTCTCTGCCTTGCCAGCTGAGAGCCCTTTTCAGCGTTGGCTCTTTGCCTGTCGAGGGTGGAGTCCTTTGCAGTCTGGCTGTTTGCCTAGTGAGCCCAGAGGCCTTTGCGGGTGTTGGCGGGGTTCTCCCTGGGCCTGCATGCCTGCTGTCGGCCTGGGTCCTCAGAGGAACCCCCCGGGGGCACCgggctctctctcccccctctgccGGCAGATGCCATCAGTGCCACAAACCCCCGGGTGATCGACGACTCCCGAGCCCGGAAGCTCTCGAATGACCTGAAGCGCTGCACCTATTATGAGACGTGCGCCACCTACGGGCTGAATGTGGAGCGGGTCTTCCAGGATGGTAGGTGGggcctgggcagggggaggggtccGGGAATACCTCGGCCGCTCGCTCGCGCTGATGCCCGCAGCCCTTGCTGCTTGCCCCCACCAGGCTTATGGGGGCACGTCCTGGGGGTGGGTCGTTGGGTGCCCTGTCCCGCCTCTCCTGCTCTTTGTGGGTTGTGGGGAGGAGTTGCTGGCAGAGGTTCACACCGGGATTACACTTGGCATGTTCTGTGGGCACCTATGCCACAGCCGTGCCCTGCCGTTCCCTCTGGAGAACACTCAGGGAGGAACCATCCTGTCCTGCCTCCAGCAGCAGGGTCTGAGGCCAGCCGTGGCCACGGCGCTTTCCCCCAGGGGCCTCCTCCCCGGCTTGTCCCAGCAGCAGCCGTCGCTGGAGTGGCTTTGCCGGGCCTCTTTCTCTTCCAGTGGCCCAGAAGGTGGTGGCCCTGCGGAAGAAGCAGCAACTCTCCATCGGGCCCTGCAAGTCGCTGCCCAACTCGCCCAGCCATTCCTCTGTCTCGGCAGCCTCCATCCCCTCTGTGCACATCAACCAGGTGGGGAGCTGCGGGGGccagtgggggcggggaggagggggaggctgtGGTTGGGGTCAGGGGGCTCTGCCAGGGGCTCCTCTGGCGATTGGGGCTTTGCTGTGGGCCGGGGAGGCTGGCACCCCCCAGGGCTCTTCCTCCGTGGGCACCTGGCGTTCTTCAGTGCCCCAAATCCGAGTGCAGCCCAGTCCAGCATGAGGGAATCACCCcttggcctcctccagccccccaTGGCCTCAGCCAAGCCAGGCCCCACATGAATGAATGCCCACCCCCATCTGAGTGAGTAAGTGCAGGGGGGGGTAACCCCTCAGTTCTCACTCCAGTGCCCCGAGGAAGACCCCTTGGGGGCTGGGGGGCAGCTGGCTTCAGGGCTTCTCCCCACGGCCCCTCCCCCCGCTCACGGCTTCctccccccaggctgcgaacgggaGCGGAGCCTTCAGCGACTACTCCTCCTCagtcccctccacccccagcatcaGCCAGCGAGAGCTGCGGATCGAGACCATCGCTGCCTCCAACACGCCCACCCCCATCCGCAAGCAGTCCAAGCGCCGCTCCAACATCTTTACAGTAAGCGAAGGGCACGCGGGTGGCGCTTGGGTCAGCAGGGAGCAGCTGGGGGAGTTCGCGggcggggcagtgggggggggagcatgtgAGATGTGCGGCCAGGGCTGTCCCACGAGGGGTCCCAGCAAAGCCCGGGGCCTGGTGTGGCtccgggaggggaggggccggggtGCTCACCCAGGCTGCGGATGACTCCGAAAGGGGGAGAACCACGAAGGCtttgagaagggaaggaggtGAAGAAAGCAGGCAGGCTCAAAGGAGGGGGGGCTCTTCTCTTCTCTGCTCTCCATGTGAGAGTGAATCGGGGGGGGGCTCACTTCTTACCAGGCCGTGCTGGAGGGTGCCCTCCCCGTGCCTCTgggtgtgtctgtctgtctctcacgCACACTCTGCCCCCGCTGACCCAGTTGTGCTCGTTTCCACTTGCGGATGTCTAGAAACCACCTGCATGGCCATCGTAGCCCCAAAGAGCACAGGATACGACCGGCAGCGGGCTTCGCTGGCCAGCCCCAGGGTCACCCAGGCGCCGATCCCCACTCGGCCAGGAGACTTAGTGGGTCACTTTGAgcggcttgttgtgaggataaaatgggggaagagATTGTGTGTGTAGTTGGGATAAAAGCAGTTGGgataaaaaatctaataataaaattaaatctagAGGAGATGACATTTTTGGGTGCATAGAAAGGTCTGAATCCAAGAAGGCTGTttttgtattgtggaaggctttcacggccggaatcactggggtgctgtgtggtttccgggatgtatggcagtgttctagcagcattctctcctgacgtttcgcctgcatctgtggctgaggcatcttcagaggacctgacagtaggaaagcaagtggagtatatatctactatcagatcctctgaagatgcctcagccacagatgcaggcgaaacgtcaggagagaatgctgctagaacacggccagacagcccggaaaccacacagcacccaaaaggcTGTTTTTGCTAGAGGTTGAACAATGAGGGGAGTTGAAGCCTGTATGAGGCAGGTAATAGTGGGAGCGGGGGGGCCTGGCTCCCCGCCCTTCCTGTGgccttcttcctctgccacctAATTCTGCACcatatacctcccccccccccgcccttgttTTTGAGAAGTGCTGTTTCTTCCAGCATCTTGTCACAAACAGCCCCCTCCGCCTGGGATGGGAAACTGGGTTGGTTGGCCGTTGCCACATGAAACAGGGATCCCGTGGTCCCTTGAAGACGAACGATCAGCCCGGTAGAGCTGGTGCTCACTTCTTCAGGTGCATGAAATGTTCAGCCGTTACGGTGGCCGGTCTATGTGGCATTTTTTCCACGGGTGGTTTGCCACTTTTTGGTGAAATCTGCTTCATGCCTCTGATGACGTGAACTTTCTGACTCAGGAAATTTGGCAACCTTTGTGGTGGTCCCGGACTCTGATTTTAGTCCACCCAGCTGTGCTGCAAAGGACAAGCCATTGCTCTCAactcagaaataatttttgacggAAGGAGAAGTTGTGCCCGGTGGGCAGAGCAGAAGACGGCTGGCGTGCTTGCCTTCATCTGCAGGAAAGTTGGAGCTGGCTCCATTGGTTCAGATCTGTCCTCTGTATCTGCCTTCTCCAAATTGACCTGCCCTGCCTTCCGCAACAGAACCATcttctgcagcagtggtgtaggaggttaagagctcgtgtatctaatctggaggaaccgggtttgattcccagctctgccgcttgtgttgtggaggcttctctggggaattcagattagcctgcgcactcccacacacgccagctgggtgaccttgggctagtcacagcttctcggagctctctcagccgcacccacctcacagggtgtttgttgtgaggggggaagggcaaggagattgtcagcctctttgagtctcctgcaggagagaaaggggggatatcaatccaaactcttcttcttcttctctgtctggCTTATTCTTTCCTAGACTTTTCCACTGGTTCTTTAGCCAGGGGCTATAACAGCTGCCTTCAGTGTGCCGGCCCAGCTTCCGAGCCACTCCTGACCCCCCCTCGCAACGGCTGCCTCAGAGGCTGGgtctgggggttggggagggaagggaagagggaggccCGGGAACAGTACGAGCCCAGGGGGCAGAGCGGGTGGTTGGCAGAGAAGGCCGAAAGGGCCAGggtgtgggtggggcagagaggtgGGGGCCAGGCCTCACGGGGCTCAGCATGGAGCCCCCCAAGGACGCCCAGAACGAACCTCGTTCTCTACAAATCTGCGCAGTGCCAAATGCAGCTCTGTGTTTTTGGGTCTGAGGACACCTCCCTGATGCCTGAGAAGCCAAGCCCAGATAGGGGTACAGCTGGGGAGCTACTGGGCCGACTGCGGGGGCCTGGGAGTGCAGGCCCCAAGACCCTGCCAGAcagggtggcggggggggggcatggggtgcaTGTGCCGTGGGGTCTCTGGCCCTCGTTCACTCTTGGGACAGGACCTGCAGTGCTCAGCGGTCAGGGCCCCTGTTCTCTTTGGTGAGGCCTCCCTTCAGTGCCCTTCATCTGGAAGCTGTTTTCTGTGTGCTTCACCCACACActtctgcccaccccaccccaccccctccacccacctGCATGCAGGCACACCTGCGCGCACGGCCGGCCCCCCAGCATCACGTTCTTCCTGCAGGCTGTTCCTACTCCTGCTTGCTTAGCTGCCCCGTTGCACGCGCCTCCCCTCTGCCTGCTTTGCTTCTGCTGGCTGTCGCTTGTgaggtttgccagctctgctcGCTCACTCGGCCTGTGGGCCTCTGCTCGGAATGGCTTGCCGCGGACCTTCCTCGTGCCCCAGATGATTTGGGGGTCTCGGTGCTCCCGCTGTTGCTTGCCCTTGCTCTCTGATGTGGGGACAGAATGCCATCGTCCTCTGGGTGGAGACTCTGGCTGCAGCAACCCCCGAAGGCAATCCCCCACCCCATGGCTTGTGGTGTGGGAAGGGGACCCTTGGCtgctctgagagagagagaacgaggcTGGGGGTGTCTCAGGAGCGCCGAACAAGAGGTCAGGGCCTCCTTGCTTCCGCCCCCTGTATCGTTCTGTCTTTCTGCACCCCCCACTCATCCCTGGCGctccctgcccaccccactcCTGTCACATCCTGCTGCTTCcgttccttcctcctcctgcacGGCTGCCGCCCCTCCTCTGCACCAGCGAGGGACAGAAGATCCAGGGTGTAGTTGTGCCTGCCGCCAGCAGGTGGAGACAGACTCTTGCTTTCGGTCAGCTGCTGTGCCTGCCGCCTCTGCTGTCGCCGCCTCTGCTGTGCTGCTGCCGGAGTGTGTTGGTCTCTGCAGCCCTGTTCTTTGTGGGTGTCTCtttgcagacagacagacagacagacagacacacatcCATATTCTCAGTTTAACCTGCCAAACTCTTTATTCTTTCAATATTTGCAGATTTGTGCTACTGTTTCCAACTTTTCATCAACCAAAAGGCCTTTTCAACTCCTTCCAAATTAGAAGATCCAGGTGGTTCCCTTCGGGCCTCTCAGTACCAATTCTCTCACTTTTCATTGCCTCTCCAGGGCCGGATCAGGGACAGGCACTGGGAGTGATTTCAGATTAGcagcctggcctccctgctgccacAGGGGCCCCCCTCCCGGAAACACGCAGGagccttttgccctccccccctctgtAAAgtctctgagagagagagaaagagagagagagagagagcgcctgCGCCTGCCCTGTAAGCCGGGACTTTGCTGGGCGTGCCGATTGTCCACGCGAGTGTCGGAGACGGCTTTCCTGGGACGGGAAGGGAAGACCGGCCGAGTCGCCAGGAAGTGCCAGGAGACGGAGGGCCCAAGGGACGCTTTGCTGCTGTTAGCGCCCACCTGCCCACCTGCTATTTGCTGTCcagctccctccttcctcctgcatggactcctcctcctcttcttcttcttcctcctcttcttcctcctctgcttcctcctgttcctccttCAAGCAGAGCAGAGACTCCTCTGGCTCTTGGAGCCCTGGTGGGCTCACCGGTGTGGCGAGAGGCGGGTGCCTGCGGAGAGCGGGGTGCTTGCAGCCAGCTCACGTGACGGACAAGCAGGAGGGCCTGTGGGACTGACGGACACTTGCCAAGAGCCGCAGGCTGCCCCCGCCCAGCATCCTTGTGGTTCTGAATGTGTTGGTTGTGTTCTCTGCTGTGAATCTCGCAACTTGCACCACTGTTTCCCCACGGATTGCTTCTCAGCGGACTGTCGAGTTTCAACCTTAGTTATTTAttaagttgctgctgctgctgccgatgatgatgatgatgataaacggGAGTTCTTGCTCTTCCtgcccctctttcccccctcaaGAATCATGTTCTCAATGTAAAGTGGGTGTTTACTGTTGATTCTCTTTTGTAAGGGGCCTGCCGTGGCCCAGTGACCTCTGCGACTTTGTATGGTGCCCGTGTGTTCACCAAATAAACAGTTGCATTAGTCGggctggtttgttcctttctgGGCTGTGCTGCCGCCAccactgccgctgctgctgccgccgccgcttctGCTTCCATCCACCCTCGTGCCATCCCATCCTGCGCCTGTCTGTCACCAACATCCTGTGGGCCCCAGGGGACTGCCTGGGGGCAGGGTCAAGGACAACTGCGCCTCCACTCCAGCCTTGGGGGCAGAGCAGGgtctgggtggggcaggggggcggggggctcctCTGTGCCCAGGGAGGTGGCCCTGCCCGGCCACGGAGGTCCTTCTAACGGCCCCTTGTCTCTTCTTTTCCAGTCTCGGAAAGGCTCAGACCTGGAGCGGGAGAAGAAAGCCCTGGACTGTAAGGCGGACAGTATCGGCAGCGGGCGGGCCATCCCCATGAAGCAGGTTGGCATCACAGGcagggctgctggctgctggcgcCTCCCTAGAGTGGGTGAGGCTGGCCGTGCGCAGGGCTGGGTGCAGACCAAGAGCTGGGGGTGGGC is a genomic window containing:
- the LOC125440676 gene encoding arf-GAP with GTPase, ANK repeat and PH domain-containing protein 3-like — its product is MASALWGTWEVHGSQWPLAKLPELGLEPGLSRLRWAPYWTSVSQLGLGRGPGATLTLVFVLQGIVGNLSSGKSALVHRYLTGTYVQEESPEGGRFKKEIVVDGQSYLLLIRDEGGPPELQFAAWVDAVVFVFSLEDEISFQTVYNYYLRLCSYRNTSEVPLVLVGTQDAISATNPRVIDDSRARKLSNDLKRCTYYETCATYGLNVERVFQDVAQKVVALRKKQQLSIGPCKSLPNSPSHSSVSAASIPSVHINQAANGSGAFSDYSSSVPSTPSISQRELRIETIAASNTPTPIRKQSKRRSNIFTGRIRDRHWE